The following nucleotide sequence is from Paenibacillus andongensis.
ATAGAGCGATGATGTTTTTCGAGCTAACAGCAGAAACGGATGCGACAGAAGGTGTCAAGAAGTACAAGGAAGATATGTTGAAACTGATGCCTCCAGGATCAGATGCGAATATACAATTGTTTACTGGCGGGCCTCCTACCTCAACTGGAGCTGATTTCTCGTATTCCCTTAAAGGGGATGACCAGCTTTATCTTAAGCAAGCATCGCAGCTGGTTAAAGATAAAATGAAGGAGTTCCCTGAGCTGAACGACATTAAAGACAGCTTGAGTGATTCCAAAACCGAAGTAGAGATTACAGTGGATCAAAACAAAGCACGCTTGTACGGACTCTCCAGTGCTCAAATTTTACAATCCGTTAATGCCTGGATTGCTGAAGAGAAGCTTGGCGATCTGAAATTTAATAATGTCACTTATTCCACCAAAGTTATGTTGAATCCCGCATACAAAAACTCTGTGGATAAACTGGGTACTTTCTTAGTCAAGACGCCAACCGGTCAAACGATTCAGTTAAATGAGGTAGCTCGAGTCAAACAGATCGAAGCACCAAATAACATTAGTCGTGAAGACCAAGAACAAATCGTCAGTGTAAAAGCAAAAATTAATGCCTCAGATAAAGGCGGCGTCAGTAAGAAAATTACAGAAGAGCTGGCAAAGTTAGAACTTCCTTCAGGCGTTACTCGTGAAGTGAAGGGCGTATCCGATGATATTAATAAAAGCTTCATGCAAATGTTTATGGCCATCATTGCTTCCATTTTCATTGTTTACATGGTCATGGTTATTGCCTTTGGAAACGCCAGAGCACCACTTGCGATTCTGTTTTCACTGCCGCTTGCTGCGATTGGGGGCCTATTAGGACTACTAGTAACAGGTGAATCGATCAATGTAACTTCGCTCATCGGTTTCCTCATGCTGATCGGTATCGTTGTAACGAACGCGATTGTACTCGTTGACCGCGTGCAGCAGCTTAGAGAGCAAAATTATTCGATTCGTGACTCCCTTATTGAAGCGGGAATTACGCGGTTAAGACCTATTATCATGACGGCAGGTGCAACAATCATTGCACTATTGCCTTTAGGACTTGGATTATCCAAAGGAACGATTATTTCCAAAGGTTTGGCAGTTGTTGTTATTGGCGGTCTTACAACTTCAACTCTACTAACACTTGTAATTGTGCCTATTATGTATGAGATCTTATTTAAGAAAAGAGAAGGCCGCCTCTTCAAGCGAAAAGGAAAGTCGAATTCCAACCAAACGGAGCATGCAGGATCTGCACTTCAATAAGCTAAACAGGGGAAAAGGAGAAAACGAATATGAAACGTCAGTTGTTTACGATTAAGCAAAGTGCTAAATTATTCGGTGTCGTCGCGCTCAGCGCGGCGATAGCCGTAGGATGTTCCGCATCACCAGCAGCAAGTCCAGCAGCAACAACTGCTGCAGCCGAGCAAGGGGTTAAGGTTGTAAAAACGGCCAAAATTGCCAAGCAAAAGATTGGTGAGCCTGTTGAACAAGTCGGAGACGTAGTATCATCCGTTCAATTAGATATTGTCGCGAAGACCGGTGGCGAAGTCATTGAAATCGTGAAGAAACGAGGAGATATCGTAGAGAAGGGCGATGTGCTTTTCCGTTTGGATCCAACGGATGTTCTGATACAGAAGGATTTAAATTCTGTTAATATAAAAGGTGCGCAAACAGGACTTACAGAGGCTAAACAGAGGAATTCGAACGGAATTGAAGATGCCAAGGATGGCGTTTCTAAGTTGGAAACCGCTGTTAGTGATCTAGAGAAAGCCTACAATACGGTTCGCAATGAATATGATCTTGGAACAGCAACGAAATCTCAGTTAGAGCAGGCGGAGACGGCGCTAAGTAATAAAAAGAAAGATTTAGCAAGCGCACGTAGATCACTGAAAACTCTGCAAGAGACGAATTCGCTCGCACAAGTAGAGACTAGTTTAGAAACGGCGCAAGTAAATGCGCGGAATATTGAGAGGACTCTTAGCAATCTTGAGGTTAAAGCACCAGCTTCCGGCGTATTGACAGACCTCAATGTTACTGTCGGGCAAACGTTAGCGCCAGGCGGCCGCGTTGGAGAAGTTCAACAGACGAATCCGGTCAAAATTAAATCTCAACTTACCGAAGCATTGGCTAACCTTGTTAGAGGCAAGAGCGAATTGACTTTCTACATACCTGGGGTAACGACGAAAGCCGGAGCCAAAGTGATTTATTTATCAGATGTGATTAACGGACAATCCAAAGCTTATGATCTGGAATTGGAGGTTCCGAATCCGGATGGCAAGCTGAAACCAGGCTCCAAGGCACAAGTCGAACTCACCAAAGATGATGAACAAAACGTACCTGTTGTTCCAAGTCTTAGCATCGTTCGTGAAGGCGGCAATAATTTTGTCTTTGTTGTGAATGGTGAAACGGTACAGAAGCGTAAAGTTGAGCTTGGCCGTTTGAATGAGACCAATCAGGAAGTTATTTCCGGCGTCAAAGAAGATGAAATTCTTGTTATATCCGGTCAACATCAACTAAAAGATCAAGATAAAATAAAAGTGGGTAACTAACAGAAGCTTAAAAAGGAGAGACTTTGAGCTCCTGCTCAAAGATCCCTATAATTGGAGGAGAAAAAAGTGAATAAGACGATGAAGAGATCACTAGCAACCATTGTTCTATCAGCTGCACTATTAACTACAGCATCTTTTCCTGCATGGGCTGCGGATGGTCTGACCTTGGCGGCAGTAACTGCAGCAAGTACAAATATAAGCTATACACTGACGGATAAAATTGAGGTCGAAATTAAAAGCATGCTCAATGAGCACGAGTCCGATTCAACGAAATTGGGTGCCGTCATTCGAATTAAAAATACAAGTGGTAAAATCTCGCGTGTGCCTGACTTTGAACTGCGGGTTCGCATGGCAGATGGCGTCGAATATACGCTGCAGCCAAGTGCCAAAAACCCTAAATCGATACAACCCAAGAGCCAGCAGGAGCTCAGCTACATGACGACGGTTGAACGGAGTGACGATGTTGCTCTTACCGACCTCAGCTTTGTTGATGTGAATCTTGAGGTGTATCCAAAAGAAGAAACAACACTACTTGCCGTGGCCGTTGACTCTGGTATCGTATGGAACGGCAGTGACAGCACCATAACGAAACCAACCGCGATCCTTAAATGGGGAGAAGCGTTTACCTTACCTTCTTTGCGCTCAACCCTTGGATTCATACCTGTCGACATTCATAAGGAAATCACAGCCAAAGGAGTTTCTACGGTTGTCCAAATTCAAGTCGTAAATCCGACCAAAGAACGTCAGACCGTACCTAACTTTGGGATTGATGGGAAAACCGAAAATAATGTTTATTCCGGCAGTCGAGCAGAAGCTTCTGTCATTCTAGATCCAGGCGAGAAGAAATATATTCATATCGTCATTCCAACCGATCTGGATACGGAATTTACCAGCTTGAATATAGTGACACCAGAGAGTTTTGCCACTGCTACGGGCGAAGGTAAGTTCCATGAAGACACCTATCGGGTAGGGCGTGTCAATATTCTTCTCCCTACAGGAGCTGCGACGCAGGGAGTTATCCCAGCACCAGAATATGTATTAGGTACACCAGTTAAACTGGATTCTACGAATAAATTCGTTCCTTCTAATGTCGATGTTTCGCTGGTTGAGTTACATGTTACTAGTAATGAAGACGATGGCTTTAATACGGCTGTGGCGAAGTTTAAATTGACGAACAACAGTGACCGTCCGATCCCAATTCCGGCAATTCAAACAGAGCTTGTGAGTAAAGATGGTTATGCATATGGAGGAAGAAGACAGGAAGCTACAGCACTAAGTGTTGTGCCAAATGCCTCGTATGTGGTTAGTTATTCGTATGCACTTCCAGCATCAGAAAAAGGTGAAGGACTGAAAATGAACCTTTACAGCCAACAAGTTAGTGGAGAAACGACTTATAAGTCACTGCTTGCGACGGCGAAAGTACCTGTTCAGAAAAATGACCCAACGAGTAAACTACTAAACGTATATCCGTACGATATTACGATTAAAGATTGGACGATTTCAGCTATTTTCCAAGGCAATATGACGTATGATTATAAGCTGAAGCTGGATCTGGATATTAAGCCGGATAAGCAAGTAACGGTTGATAAGTTTAACAGTAAGCTCTCATTCGAATTATTCGATAATGTTGGTAATCCGGTTGGAAAAGCAGTTGAAGCCTTGTCAGGTGAAGGACGTTTATACAATGGATCAAACACAATTAACCTAAATGCGAGATCCAACCAACTGGACTTCCCGATTCAGGTCAAAGTTTTTGAGACATTTACGAACGAATACGGTGAATCCGTTAAACGGTTGTTGACTACATTCAAACAATAGATAATTCAACGAAAAACTACTTGGACATGTGCTTCTAGTGCACTCCCAAGTAGTTTTTTGCGTTATATGGAACGGTTCTTATTGCAATGTGATGGAGTGCTCATAAGGAGGTCTTTTTTTGGATAAGATAGGATTAACGAAATGAACATAACGGAGTGAATGCAATGAACTGGATATATTGGGCCAAATTATATGATTCCAAGTTTCAAGCAGGCTGCCTGGCGAAAAGAATGGAAGAAGACTGGTGGATTTACGGCTATGAATGTCCACAAGAAGTGGAAGTATTTAAGTCCAAAAAAGGGCGATTTGGCGTTCGTTATAACACGTAATTTGCACAAAATACCCTAGAAATTAACGCTTGACTTAGACCGCGCATTTAGTGTATATTTATTTTTGTCGCTGTTGAGCGGCAACTAATGACGCGGGGTGGAGCAGCCCGGTAGCTCGTCGGGCTCATAACCCGAAGGCCGCAGGTTCAAATCCTGCCCCCGCAACCAAATTTTATTTTGGGCCTATAGCTCAGTTGGTTAGAGCGGTCGGCTCATAACCGATTGGTCGGGGGTTCGAGTCCCTCTGGGCCCATAGCACGGAAACCCTTGGAATATAAGGGTTTTTATTATTTCTAGGCATATAGCAAGCCTCTCATTCTCATCATGATAATGATGGAAATGAGGGGCTTGTGCATTTTTTGTGCACATTGCTTTATTTTTGCCCTGTTTTCTTGTTATTTTCAAGTGCTAATTCAATATAGCTTTTCGCTGCATGTTATATACGTTCAATTTTTCTTGATAATGGGATTTGGAAACGTTAAAATTATTATTTATTGAATATATGGATCCGTAATGAAAGTCGGTGAATGGAAGATGCTCTCCATGACAGCAAAAGTTCTCCAGATTATAAGGAGGGCAAAGCTTCCCCTGTCTAAAGCTGAATTAGCAGAAGAAACTGGTGTATCGTTGTCCGCCATCTCTGTACATGTGGAACGATTACTCGAAGAGAAATTGATCGAGGTGTCAAAGATCGGGGTTTCATCAGGTGGCAGAAAGCCTAGGCAATATGCATTGAATAAAAACATTGGTTTAATTTTGTCCATTGAACTGGGAACTTCGTTTGTTCACATAGCCCTCACTAACTTTAATTGTGAAATTCT
It contains:
- a CDS encoding efflux RND transporter periplasmic adaptor subunit — its product is MKRQLFTIKQSAKLFGVVALSAAIAVGCSASPAASPAATTAAAEQGVKVVKTAKIAKQKIGEPVEQVGDVVSSVQLDIVAKTGGEVIEIVKKRGDIVEKGDVLFRLDPTDVLIQKDLNSVNIKGAQTGLTEAKQRNSNGIEDAKDGVSKLETAVSDLEKAYNTVRNEYDLGTATKSQLEQAETALSNKKKDLASARRSLKTLQETNSLAQVETSLETAQVNARNIERTLSNLEVKAPASGVLTDLNVTVGQTLAPGGRVGEVQQTNPVKIKSQLTEALANLVRGKSELTFYIPGVTTKAGAKVIYLSDVINGQSKAYDLELEVPNPDGKLKPGSKAQVELTKDDEQNVPVVPSLSIVREGGNNFVFVVNGETVQKRKVELGRLNETNQEVISGVKEDEILVISGQHQLKDQDKIKVGN